A single window of Longimicrobium sp. DNA harbors:
- a CDS encoding enoyl-CoA hydratase/isomerase family protein, with product MATAELEVPQETGEKTLVHYEVQDGVAILTLDDPPANTYTHEMMRQIDAAVLRARFDTSVDVIVITGAGEKFFCAGANINMLQKADPTWKYYFCLHANETLLRLEHTPKLVIAAMNGHTVGGGLEIAMAADLRVARRGAGKVGLPEVALGVLPGTGGTQRLTRLVGVSKAIELMAEGSNFDFETAEKYGIVNKILDADSRDAFLEQVLAYAKQFTRPGKATFAVGNIKRSCQTGGALPLEQGLALERELQALLFNSSDAKEGLTAYVEKRAPQFTGK from the coding sequence ATGGCTACCGCAGAGCTCGAGGTTCCGCAGGAGACGGGCGAGAAGACGCTGGTGCACTACGAGGTGCAGGACGGCGTCGCCATTCTCACGCTCGACGACCCGCCGGCGAACACGTACACGCACGAGATGATGAGGCAGATCGACGCGGCCGTGCTGCGCGCTCGCTTCGACACCTCGGTCGACGTGATCGTGATCACCGGCGCGGGCGAGAAGTTCTTCTGCGCGGGCGCCAACATCAACATGCTGCAGAAGGCCGATCCCACCTGGAAGTACTACTTCTGCCTGCACGCCAACGAGACGCTTCTCCGTCTCGAGCACACGCCCAAGCTGGTGATCGCCGCGATGAACGGGCACACCGTGGGCGGCGGGCTGGAGATCGCCATGGCGGCCGACCTGCGCGTGGCCCGCCGCGGCGCGGGGAAGGTGGGCCTCCCCGAAGTCGCCCTCGGCGTGCTGCCGGGGACGGGCGGGACGCAGCGGCTGACGCGGCTGGTCGGCGTCTCCAAGGCGATCGAGCTGATGGCGGAGGGAAGCAACTTCGACTTCGAGACGGCGGAGAAGTACGGGATCGTCAACAAGATCCTCGACGCGGACAGCCGCGACGCCTTCCTGGAGCAGGTGCTGGCCTACGCGAAGCAGTTCACGCGGCCGGGGAAGGCGACGTTCGCGGTGGGCAACATCAAGCGCAGCTGCCAGACGGGCGGCGCGCTGCCGCTGGAGCAGGGGCTGGCGCTGGAGCGCGAGCTGCAGGCGCTGCTCTTCAACAGCAGCGACGCCAAGGAGGGGCTGACGGCG